One window from the genome of Streptomyces cadmiisoli encodes:
- a CDS encoding chitinase, giving the protein MIRRRLRLLAAALAAATLVPLSGALAPTASAADTCALKSRPAGKVLQGYWENWDGAANGVHPPFGWTPITDSRIAAHGYNVINAAFPVIRSDGTVLWEDGMDTGVKVATPAQMCAAKAAGQTILLSIGGATAGIDLNSTAVADRFVETIVPILRTYNFDGIDIDIETGLVGSGDIGRLSTSQANLVRIIDGVLARMPAGFGLTMAPETAYVTGGSVAYGSIWGAYLPIVKKYADNGRLWWLNMQYYNGSMYGCSGDSYAAGTVQGFVAQTDCLDRGLVVQGTTVRVPYDKQVPGLPAQPGAGGGHMAPGLVAQAWRHYGSALKGLMTWSINWDGSKNWTFGDNVRSLQGR; this is encoded by the coding sequence ATGATCCGCCGCAGACTGCGCCTGCTCGCCGCCGCCCTGGCCGCCGCGACCCTCGTCCCGCTCTCGGGCGCCCTCGCCCCCACCGCCTCCGCCGCCGACACCTGCGCCCTGAAGTCCCGGCCCGCCGGCAAGGTCCTCCAGGGCTACTGGGAGAACTGGGACGGCGCGGCCAACGGCGTGCACCCGCCCTTCGGCTGGACCCCGATCACCGACTCCCGGATCGCCGCCCACGGCTACAACGTGATCAACGCGGCGTTCCCGGTGATCCGCTCCGACGGCACCGTGCTGTGGGAGGACGGCATGGACACCGGCGTGAAGGTGGCGACACCGGCGCAGATGTGCGCGGCCAAGGCCGCCGGGCAGACGATCCTGCTCTCCATCGGCGGGGCCACGGCGGGCATCGACCTCAACTCCACGGCCGTCGCGGACCGCTTCGTCGAGACCATCGTCCCGATCCTGCGGACGTACAACTTCGACGGCATCGACATCGACATCGAAACGGGCCTGGTCGGCAGCGGCGACATCGGCCGGCTCTCCACGTCGCAGGCCAACCTGGTCCGCATCATCGACGGGGTCCTGGCCCGGATGCCCGCCGGCTTCGGCCTGACCATGGCTCCGGAGACCGCCTACGTCACGGGCGGCAGCGTGGCCTACGGGTCGATCTGGGGCGCGTATCTGCCGATCGTCAAGAAGTACGCGGACAACGGCCGTCTGTGGTGGCTCAACATGCAGTACTACAACGGCAGCATGTACGGCTGCTCCGGCGACTCCTACGCCGCCGGCACCGTCCAGGGCTTCGTCGCCCAGACCGACTGCCTCGACCGCGGTCTGGTGGTGCAGGGAACAACCGTCCGGGTGCCGTACGACAAGCAGGTGCCGGGCCTGCCCGCGCAGCCCGGCGCGGGCGGCGGGCACATGGCGCCGGGCCTGGTCGCACAGGCCTGGCGGCACTACGGCTCGGCGCTCAAGGGCCTGATGACCTGGTCGATCAACTGGGACGGCTCGAAGAACTGGACCTTCGGCGACAACGTCAGGTCACTGCAAGGGCGTTGA
- a CDS encoding aldo/keto reductase: MRTHPLGTTGLQVSALGLGCMGMSALYGEADRAESVATVHAALEAGVTLLDTGDFYGMGHNEMLIGEALRTAPAASRERALTSVKFGALRDPDGGWSGFDGRPAAVRNFAAYSLQRLGVDHIDVYRIARVDPAVPIEETVGAIAELVEKGHVRHIGLSEAGADTVRRAAATAPIADLQIEYSLISRGIEAEILPAVRELGIGVTAYGVLSRGLISGHFTADRQLAANDFRAMSPRFQGENLRHNLDLVEALRKIAEQKGVTVAQIAIAWVLAQRASHGADIVPLIGARRRDRLAEALGALDVTLDAADLRAIEEAVPADAAAGERYPAQQMAHLDSER; this comes from the coding sequence ATGCGAACCCACCCCCTCGGAACGACCGGTCTTCAGGTCTCCGCCCTCGGCCTCGGCTGCATGGGCATGTCCGCGCTGTACGGCGAGGCGGACCGGGCCGAGTCCGTCGCCACCGTGCACGCCGCCCTGGAGGCCGGTGTGACACTGCTCGACACCGGCGACTTCTACGGCATGGGGCACAACGAGATGCTGATCGGAGAAGCCCTGCGCACCGCCCCCGCCGCGTCCCGCGAACGGGCGCTGACCAGCGTGAAGTTCGGCGCGCTGCGCGACCCGGACGGCGGCTGGTCGGGATTCGACGGCCGTCCGGCCGCCGTGCGCAACTTCGCCGCCTACTCCCTCCAGCGCCTGGGCGTCGACCACATCGACGTCTACCGGATCGCCCGGGTCGACCCGGCCGTACCGATCGAGGAGACCGTCGGGGCCATCGCCGAACTCGTCGAGAAGGGCCACGTACGGCACATCGGTCTGAGCGAGGCCGGCGCGGACACCGTTCGCCGGGCCGCCGCCACCGCCCCGATCGCCGACCTCCAGATCGAGTACTCGCTGATCTCCCGCGGCATCGAGGCCGAGATCCTGCCGGCCGTCCGGGAACTGGGCATCGGCGTCACGGCCTACGGCGTGCTGTCCCGCGGTCTGATCTCCGGCCACTTCACCGCCGACCGGCAGCTCGCGGCGAACGACTTCCGGGCCATGTCGCCTCGCTTCCAGGGCGAGAACCTGCGGCACAACCTGGACCTCGTGGAGGCGCTGCGCAAGATCGCCGAGCAGAAGGGCGTGACCGTCGCCCAGATCGCCATCGCCTGGGTGCTCGCCCAGCGCGCGTCGCACGGCGCGGACATCGTGCCGCTGATCGGCGCCCGGCGCCGGGACCGGCTGGCGGAGGCGCTGGGCGCGCTGGACGTCACGCTGGACGCCGCCGACCTGCGGGCGATCGAGGAGGCCGTACCGGCGGACGCGGCGGCCGGCGAGCGCTACCCCGCCCAGCAGATGGCCCACCTCGACAGCGAACGCTGA
- a CDS encoding TetR family transcriptional regulator — MSPTSEILTAERILEVTEEVLRRHGPAKATVVDVARALGVSHGSVYRHFRTKAELRGAVTKRWLDRTSEALAGIAAAERDPQARLRDWLASLFDAKRRKSGDDPELFATYMVLTAEAGEVVGEHIADLTAQLTRIIRDGVAAGVFASPDPAAGARAVFQATGHFHDPGYAPEWTRPGIEEEFAALVDLVVRGLRA; from the coding sequence ATGTCCCCGACCAGCGAGATCCTGACCGCCGAGCGCATCCTCGAAGTGACCGAGGAGGTGCTGCGCCGCCACGGACCGGCCAAGGCCACCGTGGTGGACGTGGCGCGGGCGCTCGGTGTCAGCCACGGCAGCGTCTACCGGCACTTCCGCACCAAGGCGGAGCTGCGGGGAGCGGTCACCAAGCGCTGGCTGGACCGCACCTCCGAGGCGCTGGCCGGGATCGCGGCCGCGGAGCGGGACCCTCAGGCGCGGCTGCGCGACTGGCTGGCGTCGCTGTTCGACGCCAAGCGCCGCAAGTCGGGCGACGATCCCGAGCTGTTCGCCACGTACATGGTGCTGACGGCCGAGGCCGGCGAGGTGGTCGGGGAGCACATAGCCGATCTGACGGCCCAGCTCACCCGGATCATCCGGGACGGGGTCGCCGCGGGTGTCTTCGCGAGCCCCGACCCGGCGGCCGGGGCCCGCGCGGTCTTCCAGGCCACGGGGCACTTCCACGACCCCGGCTACGCGCCGGAGTGGACCCGGCCGGGGATCGAGGAGGAGTTCGCGGCGCTGGTGGACCTGGTGGTGCGCGGACTGCGGGCCTGA
- a CDS encoding MFS transporter: MTELSPRRRLLVLAICCMSLLIVSLDNTILNVALPSIQKDLHADTSGLQWTIDAYTLVLASLLMLAGSTADRIGRKRVFMAGLVVFTIGSALCSVAPNLEALVAFRMVQAVGGSMLNPVAMSIITNTFTDPRERARAIGAWGAVVGISMAAGPLIGGLLVEAVNWRAIFWVNLPVGLAALLLTLRHVPESRAPKARRPDPVGQILVIALFGSLTYAIIEAPNAGLAVVVPFAVIAVGALLGLLWYEPRRAEPLIDLRFFRSAPFSGATVIAVCAFAAMGGFLFLSTLYLQNVRGLDALHAGLWMLPMAVPTFLCAPLAGRLLASVGPRLPLLIAGCAMTASALMFAVFEAETSDMTRFLGYALFGVGFGFVNAPITNTAVSGMPRTQAGVAAAVASTSRQLGQTLGVAMVGAVLVSGIGAAPYQEAFVAAARPGWWILTVFGVVVLLVGVLTSGRWARATAERTAERLKSAEVREAAGISA; the protein is encoded by the coding sequence ATGACCGAGCTCAGCCCACGCCGTCGTCTGCTGGTCCTCGCGATCTGCTGTATGAGCCTGCTGATCGTGAGTCTCGACAACACCATCCTGAACGTAGCGCTGCCCTCGATCCAGAAGGATCTGCACGCCGACACGTCGGGGCTCCAGTGGACGATCGACGCGTACACGCTGGTCCTGGCGTCCCTGCTGATGCTCGCGGGCTCCACGGCCGACCGGATCGGCCGCAAACGGGTCTTCATGGCCGGCCTGGTCGTCTTCACGATCGGCTCGGCGCTCTGCTCCGTGGCACCCAACCTGGAGGCCCTGGTCGCCTTCCGCATGGTCCAGGCGGTGGGCGGCTCGATGCTCAACCCGGTCGCCATGTCGATCATCACCAACACCTTCACCGACCCGCGTGAGCGCGCCCGTGCGATCGGCGCGTGGGGCGCCGTCGTCGGCATCTCCATGGCCGCGGGACCGCTGATCGGCGGTCTGCTGGTGGAGGCGGTGAACTGGCGCGCGATCTTCTGGGTCAACCTCCCGGTGGGTCTCGCGGCGCTGCTGCTCACCCTCCGCCATGTCCCCGAGTCCCGCGCGCCCAAGGCCCGCCGCCCCGACCCGGTCGGCCAGATCCTGGTGATCGCCCTGTTCGGCTCGCTGACGTACGCGATCATCGAGGCGCCGAACGCGGGCCTCGCCGTGGTGGTGCCGTTCGCCGTGATCGCCGTCGGCGCGCTGCTCGGCCTCCTCTGGTACGAGCCGCGCCGGGCGGAGCCGCTGATCGATCTGCGCTTCTTCCGGTCGGCGCCGTTCAGCGGGGCCACCGTGATCGCCGTCTGCGCGTTCGCGGCGATGGGCGGCTTCCTGTTCCTGTCGACGCTCTACCTCCAGAACGTCCGCGGCCTGGACGCCCTGCACGCGGGCCTGTGGATGCTGCCGATGGCCGTGCCGACGTTTCTGTGCGCGCCGCTGGCCGGGCGCCTGCTGGCCTCCGTGGGGCCGCGGCTGCCGCTGCTGATCGCGGGGTGCGCGATGACCGCGAGCGCGCTGATGTTCGCCGTCTTCGAGGCGGAGACGTCGGACATGACGCGTTTCCTCGGCTACGCGCTGTTCGGTGTCGGGTTCGGGTTCGTGAACGCGCCGATCACCAACACGGCCGTGTCCGGGATGCCCCGTACGCAGGCCGGGGTGGCGGCGGCGGTGGCCTCCACGAGCCGTCAGCTGGGACAGACGCTGGGTGTCGCGATGGTGGGGGCCGTGCTGGTGTCGGGGATCGGCGCGGCCCCGTACCAGGAGGCGTTCGTCGCGGCGGCCCGGCCGGGCTGGTGGATCCTCACCGTGTTCGGTGTGGTGGTACTGCTGGTCGGCGTCCTGACCAGCGGACGGTGGGCCCGCGCCACGGCCGAGCGGACCGCCGAGCGGCTGAAGTCGGCGGAGGTGCGGGAGGCGGCCGGGATCTCGGCCTGA
- the dusB gene encoding tRNA dihydrouridine synthase DusB, whose translation MSTPLTIGPHTVQPPVVLAPMAGITNAPFRTLCREFSGGKGLFVSEMITTRALVERNEKTMQLIRFDESEKPRSIQLYGVDPATVGKAVRMIAEEDLADHIDLNFGCPVPKVTRKGGGSALPYKRHLLRAILREAVSGAGDLPVTMKMRKGIDDDHITYLDAGRIAVEEGVTAIALHGRTAAQHYGGTADWDAIARLKEHVPEIPVLGNGDIWSADDAVRMVRETGCDGVVVGRGCLGRPWLFADLVAAFEGREQDVARPALREVADSMVRHAALLGEWIGDESRGVIDFRKHVAWYLKGFSVGSEMRKRLAVTSSLEELRSGLDELDLDQPWPIGAADGPRGRTSGNNRVVLPDGWLKDPYDCAGIGEDAELDTSGG comes from the coding sequence ATGTCCACGCCCCTGACGATCGGTCCGCACACCGTCCAGCCGCCCGTGGTCCTCGCCCCCATGGCCGGGATCACCAACGCGCCCTTCCGCACCCTGTGCCGGGAGTTCAGCGGCGGCAAGGGCCTGTTCGTGAGCGAGATGATCACCACCAGGGCGCTGGTGGAGCGCAACGAGAAGACCATGCAGCTGATCAGGTTCGACGAGAGCGAGAAGCCCCGCTCCATTCAGCTGTACGGCGTCGACCCGGCCACCGTCGGCAAGGCCGTCCGCATGATCGCGGAGGAGGACCTCGCCGACCACATCGACCTGAACTTCGGCTGCCCGGTGCCCAAGGTGACCCGCAAGGGCGGCGGCTCCGCGCTGCCGTACAAGCGGCATCTGCTGCGGGCGATCCTGCGGGAGGCGGTCAGCGGGGCGGGCGACCTGCCCGTGACGATGAAGATGCGCAAGGGCATCGACGACGACCACATCACCTACCTGGACGCCGGCCGCATCGCCGTCGAGGAGGGCGTCACCGCCATCGCCCTGCACGGCCGCACCGCCGCCCAGCACTACGGCGGCACCGCCGACTGGGACGCCATCGCCCGGCTGAAGGAGCACGTGCCGGAGATCCCCGTGCTCGGCAACGGCGACATCTGGTCCGCCGACGACGCGGTCCGCATGGTCCGCGAGACCGGGTGCGACGGAGTCGTGGTCGGGCGCGGCTGCCTCGGGCGGCCCTGGCTGTTCGCCGATCTGGTGGCCGCCTTCGAAGGACGCGAGCAGGACGTCGCGCGGCCCGCGCTGCGTGAGGTCGCGGACAGCATGGTCCGGCACGCCGCGCTGCTCGGCGAGTGGATCGGCGACGAGTCCCGCGGTGTCATCGACTTCCGCAAGCACGTCGCCTGGTACCTCAAGGGCTTCTCCGTCGGCTCGGAGATGCGCAAGCGCCTCGCCGTCACGTCCTCGCTGGAGGAGCTGCGCTCCGGGCTGGACGAGCTGGACCTCGACCAGCCCTGGCCGATCGGCGCCGCCGACGGCCCCCGCGGGCGCACCTCCGGCAACAACCGGGTGGTGCTACCGGACGGCTGGCTGAAGGACCCGTACGACTGCGCGGGGATCGGCGAGGACGCCGAGCTGGACACCTCCGGCGGCTGA